From a single Rutidosis leptorrhynchoides isolate AG116_Rl617_1_P2 chromosome 5, CSIRO_AGI_Rlap_v1, whole genome shotgun sequence genomic region:
- the LOC139849835 gene encoding uncharacterized protein, whose product MTSSLTGEAWVMEVLNGHPIRCVNAFRMHPDLFRKLCGELETNYGLQSSDKISTFEMVGIFMYTLALGLSNRDVMEHFQRSGETISRAFHEVLNAIIGRDKGFQGLARDIIRPKDPTFQLIPPQIMNDKRYMPYFKRVNNIGRKGVPTFNVMATCDFDMCFTYVSVGWEGSAHDTRVFMHSIQNKSMNFPQLPEGKYYLVDKGYPDRKGYLVPYPKTRYHQSQFQKESPNNMQEAFNRSHSSLRSYIERSFGILKKRFRILREMPRFSVQTQIDVITATFALHNYIRTNSQEDILFAIIDQHPNYIPRDELIDVSNRDRSAEGIFEGRSNEMKHVRNDIATLIWNARRK is encoded by the exons ATGACATCATCTCTAACAGGTGAGGCTTGGGTGATGGAAGTTTTAAATGGTCATCCAATACGATGTGTAAATGCATTTAGAATGCATCCGGATTTGTTTAGGAAACTCTGTGGAGAACTTGAAACAAACTATGGATTGCAGTCATCTGATAAAATATCCACATTTGAGATGGTGGGGATATTTATGTATACATTGGCATTGGGGTTATCTAATAGAGATGTTATGGAGCATTTTCAGCGTTCAGGAGAGACTATTAGTCGAGCATTTCATGAGGTTCTAAATGCAATTATTGGTAGAGATAAAGGTTTTCAAGGTCTAGCACGCGACATTATAAGACCAAAAGATCCAACTTTTCAACTAATACCACCTCAAATCATGAACGACAAAAGATATATGCCCTATTTCAAG AGAGTCAACAACATTGGTAGAAAAGGAGTACCTACTTTCAATGTAATGGCAACGTGTGATTTTGATATGTGTTTTACATATGTATCAGTCGGATGGGAGGGATCAGCACATGACACACGTGTGTTTATGCACTCAATCCAAAATAAGTCAATGAACTTTCCACAACTACCTGaag GTAAATATTATTTGGTTGATAAAGGATATCCAGACAGAAAGGGATACCTTGTTCCATATCCCAAGACAAGATACCATCAATCCCAATTTCAAAAGGAGTCCCCAAATAATATGCAAGAAGCGTTCAACCGTTCACATTCATCTCTACGAAGTTATATTGAGAGGTCATTTGGAATTTTGAAGAAACGATTTCGCATACTTCGTGAAATGCCAAGGTTTAGTGTGCAAACACAAATTGATGTTATAACGGCTACATTTGCGTTGCATAACTACATCCGTACTAACAGCCAAGAAGATATTTTGTTTGCAATAATTGATCAACATCCAAATTACATACCACGAGATGAGCTTATTGATGTTAGTAACCGTGACAGAAGCGCCGAAGGAATATTTGAAGGAAGAAGTAATGAGATGAAACATGTTCGTAACGATATTGCTACTTTAATATGGAATGCTCGTCGAAAATAA
- the LOC139850634 gene encoding L10-interacting MYB domain-containing protein-like, with protein MASKPEKAKKENWTKEMVLEFCQFLNKYITKHGRTSPFKWVSLQPEFERAIKHKFNSKCALKNKYDSMRKDYNLWKSLKNGETGLGWNESTKQLNCSDEWWKTKTTENSKYATIRRNQPSAQLQDEWDQLFGDVVASGSNCVAPSMDSSTINDVHVENLVDDDVDMVFDANDYQVNNDTPSNLEDLETEDPNFYSNLLNEAIQQTASAPVPSEVAKKFDMTSKINTKPKPANMKRKGRESTGSLMLKNHLAQSSVVQQRALQILEADSSKLDESTKFTIGAAVGELNRMVDVGLMTEAWDLWLFAIDLFEDPVKREIFINMRSDNARLAWLQRKQNP; from the exons ATGGCCTCAAAACCTGAGAAAGCAAAAAAAGAAAACTGGACAAAAGAGATGGTTTTGGAATTTTGTCAGTTCTTAAATAAATATATCACGAAGCATGGTCGAACTTCTCCATTTAAATGGGTATCCCTTCAACCAGAGTTTGAAAGAGCTATAAAACATAAATTCAACAGTAAATGTGCTCTAAAGAACAAGTATGATAGTATGAGAAAGGATTACAACCTCTGGAAGTCACTGAAGAACGGAGAGACTGGTCTTGGTTGGAATGAAAGTACGAAGCAACTTAATTGTTCTGATGAATGGTGGAAAACTAAAACTACG GAAAACTCTAAATACGCAACAATTAGAAGAAATCAACCATCAGCACAACTACAAGACGAATGGGATCAGTTATTTGGGGATGTAGTTGCTAGTGGGTCGAATTGTGTGGCGCCTTCAATGGATTCAAGTACAATCAATGATGTGCATGTTGAGAACCTTGTGGATGATGATGTTGATATGGTTTTTGATGCAAATGATTATCAAGTTAACAATGACACGCCTTCAAATCTAGAGGACTTAGAAACAGAAGATCCCAATTTCTATAGCAACCTTCTTAATGAAGCCATTCAACAAACTGCATCGGCACCAGTCCCAAGTGAGGTTGCTAAAAAATTTGACATGACTTCTAAAATAAACACTAAACCCAAACCAGCTAACATGAAACGTAAAGGAAGAGAATCAACGGGATCTTTAATGCTTAAGAACCATTTAGCGCAAAGTAGTGTGGTGCAACAACGTGCTCTACAGATATTAGAAGCAGATTCTTCCAAACTTGATGAAAGTACTAAGTTTACTATTGGAGCTGCTGTAGGTGAGCTTAACCGGATGGTTGATGTAGGATTAATGACAGAAGCATGGGATTTGTGGTTGTTTGCAATTGATTTATTTGAAGATCCGGTGAAAAGAGAAATATTCATCAATATGCGAAGTGATAATGCCAGGCTAGCGTGGCTGCAACGAAAACAAAATCCCTGA